A DNA window from Stenotrophomonas sp. 57 contains the following coding sequences:
- a CDS encoding type II secretion system F family protein yields the protein MGTGLLLGVLSIISVLLALAVWLWGTASNREQRLASLQHAEQQLARGSASGGAPAGASVAAANDAARPASAGRRVLPLDGLLQRAGLQTGWKLPIMMLVPGLVLSVVATLRLGTAWMFPLTLLLYLLGCWLWVMRRTTKLRAQLLHQLPDFLDNLVRLTALGNSLQAAFQVASMQTSAPLRGLLDTTVRYARSGMDLDRALGLAAQPYRMDVLKVLSVVIGVSVRIGGRSDQILQRMGDFMRDLEQAQQELAATTSETRMSAWVLGLLPPASAVLMAISSPEFFQPVLHDPLGHKILLIALGLELLGAFLLYRLAKSL from the coding sequence ATGGGCACAGGCCTGCTGCTGGGTGTACTGAGCATCATTTCGGTGCTGCTGGCGCTGGCGGTGTGGCTGTGGGGCACCGCCAGCAACCGCGAACAGCGCCTGGCCTCGCTGCAGCACGCCGAGCAGCAGCTGGCGCGCGGCAGTGCCAGTGGTGGCGCGCCGGCCGGGGCATCCGTGGCCGCCGCCAACGACGCGGCGCGACCGGCAAGTGCCGGGCGCCGGGTGTTGCCGCTGGATGGCCTGCTGCAACGTGCGGGCCTGCAGACGGGCTGGAAGCTGCCCATCATGATGCTGGTGCCAGGGCTGGTGCTCTCGGTCGTGGCGACACTCAGGCTCGGCACTGCGTGGATGTTCCCCCTGACCCTGCTGCTGTACCTGTTGGGCTGCTGGCTGTGGGTCATGCGCCGCACCACGAAACTGCGTGCACAGCTGCTGCACCAGCTGCCCGACTTCCTCGACAACCTGGTGCGGCTGACCGCACTCGGCAACAGCCTGCAGGCGGCGTTCCAGGTGGCATCAATGCAGACCAGCGCGCCGCTGCGTGGACTGCTGGACACCACCGTGCGCTACGCACGCAGCGGCATGGACCTGGACCGTGCCCTCGGCCTGGCGGCACAGCCCTACCGGATGGACGTGCTCAAGGTACTGTCCGTGGTGATCGGCGTCAGCGTCCGCATCGGCGGACGCTCCGATCAGATCCTGCAGCGCATGGGCGACTTCATGCGCGACCTGGAGCAGGCCCAGCAGGAGCTGGCCGCGACCACGTCGGAAACGCGCATGTCCGCCTGGGTGCTGGGCCTGCTGCCACCGGCCAGCGCGGTGCTGATGGCGATTTCCAGCCCTGAGTTCTTCCAGCCGGTGCTGCACGATCCGCTGGGTCACAAGATCCTGCTGATCGCGCTTGGGCTGGAGCTGCTTGGCGCCTTCCTCCTCTATCGCCTGGCCAAATCGCTATGA
- a CDS encoding TadE/TadG family type IV pilus assembly protein yields the protein MNIRNPRHQRGVASIEFALMLMLGLLPLLLFTFSGVMIMAAQQTLATASAEGARASLRYGSANERRTAACVAARSSMQWLLNFSGQGVDCSNGGSNAIVVSAQSPCVGLATAQCMTVTVSYDYASHPFLPGTATLYKWVMQAPIRSVAVAQLDLGSGN from the coding sequence ATGAACATCCGCAATCCACGGCACCAACGGGGCGTGGCCAGCATCGAATTCGCGCTGATGCTGATGCTGGGCCTGCTGCCACTGCTGTTGTTCACGTTCTCCGGCGTGATGATCATGGCCGCACAACAGACCTTGGCGACGGCCTCGGCCGAGGGCGCGCGCGCTTCATTGCGCTATGGCAGCGCCAATGAACGGCGCACCGCCGCCTGCGTCGCCGCCCGCAGCTCGATGCAGTGGCTGTTGAACTTCTCTGGTCAGGGTGTGGACTGCAGCAACGGCGGCAGCAACGCCATCGTGGTCTCTGCCCAGTCTCCCTGCGTCGGCCTGGCCACGGCCCAGTGCATGACGGTGACGGTCAGCTATGACTACGCCAGCCATCCCTTCCTGCCTGGCACCGCCACGCTTTACAAGTGGGTGATGCAGGCTCCCATCCGTAGTGTCGCGGTCGCCCAGCTCGACCTCGGCAGCGGCAACTGA
- a CDS encoding CpaF family protein, protein MEDKVTPFPHAATRPALPDSAPGHLPFAQTEQYQKVLSAAHEHLLNSIEDERIDIDSWAPDTIARWVQVQTVDFIQEWRIPINEEEMQVVAEGLVKELTGFGPLDDLLHDPTIEDILINGFKDVHVSQGGQLKRATQRFTDDTHLLRILRRILAPLGRRLDDSNPMVDARLPNGGRLNAIISPLAVDGPMVSIRKFRKDPFTPDELLAKGTFDAPMQALLKAMVLGRCNILVSGGTSSGKTSLLNALASYVPPNERVITVEDTAELSLNHPHVVRLESRIGGAEGHGAVSIRDLVRNSLRMRPDRIVVGEVRGAEVLEMLQAMNTGHDGSMATIHANSPRDCLYRIEMLAGFAGFQGSEDSLRRQIASAIDFIVQISRLGSGRRVLVSITEITGVSDNLITTQEMFRHELQIDGNGKETDRWIGLGFHPHSHKLEPFRQQLRESLYGDF, encoded by the coding sequence ATGGAAGACAAGGTAACCCCGTTCCCGCATGCCGCCACCCGCCCGGCGCTGCCCGACAGTGCCCCGGGCCACCTGCCGTTCGCGCAGACCGAGCAGTACCAGAAGGTGCTGTCGGCCGCGCATGAGCACCTGCTCAACAGCATCGAAGACGAGCGCATCGACATCGATTCCTGGGCGCCTGACACCATCGCCCGCTGGGTGCAGGTGCAGACGGTGGACTTCATCCAGGAATGGCGCATCCCGATCAACGAAGAGGAGATGCAGGTGGTGGCCGAAGGACTGGTCAAGGAGCTGACCGGCTTCGGCCCGCTTGACGACCTGCTGCATGACCCGACCATCGAAGACATCCTGATCAACGGATTCAAGGATGTGCACGTCTCGCAGGGCGGGCAGCTCAAGCGCGCCACCCAGCGTTTCACCGACGACACCCATCTGCTGCGCATCCTGCGCCGCATCCTCGCGCCGTTGGGCCGCCGCCTCGATGACTCCAATCCGATGGTCGACGCGCGCCTGCCCAACGGCGGCCGCCTCAACGCGATCATCTCGCCGCTGGCGGTGGATGGGCCGATGGTCTCCATCCGCAAGTTCCGCAAGGACCCGTTCACCCCCGACGAGCTGCTGGCCAAGGGCACCTTCGATGCGCCGATGCAGGCGCTGCTGAAGGCGATGGTGCTGGGACGCTGCAACATCCTGGTGTCCGGCGGCACCAGCTCGGGCAAAACATCGCTGCTGAACGCCCTGGCCAGCTACGTGCCGCCCAACGAGCGCGTGATCACGGTCGAAGACACCGCCGAGCTGTCACTCAACCACCCGCACGTGGTCCGCCTGGAAAGCCGCATCGGTGGTGCAGAAGGCCATGGCGCGGTGAGCATCCGCGACCTGGTCCGCAACAGCCTGCGCATGCGCCCCGACCGCATCGTGGTCGGTGAGGTGCGTGGTGCCGAAGTGCTGGAGATGCTGCAGGCCATGAACACCGGCCACGATGGATCGATGGCGACCATCCACGCCAACTCGCCCCGTGACTGCCTCTACCGCATCGAGATGCTGGCCGGTTTCGCCGGGTTCCAGGGCAGCGAGGACAGCCTGCGCCGGCAGATCGCCAGCGCCATCGACTTCATCGTGCAGATCTCGCGGCTGGGCAGCGGCCGGCGCGTGCTGGTCTCGATCACGGAAATCACCGGTGTCAGCGACAACCTGATCACGACCCAGGAGATGTTCCGTCACGAACTGCAGATCGACGGCAACGGCAAGGAAACCGATCGCTGGATCGGACTGGGCTTCCATCCGCATTCGCACAAGCTGGAACCGTTCCGCCAGCAGTTGCGCGAATCGTTGTACGGAGACTTCTGA
- the cpaB gene encoding Flp pilus assembly protein CpaB codes for MLKLTRIAAVALIGLAVLLAVIALMIGRKPAAPATAAPVAHSEAQAITVVEAVARLPAGEPITANGLRLAQRTTPVAGAATSISAVVGKVPVQDIAEGTAISSSALAQGFSLQLRAGERALAVPVDELVGAGNRILPGDFVDVFLNLRNAQPNASGPAEAAQTRLLLSRLRVLSYGQQDIAPVTGDAIAGNEGDTRNDPRAADITGNGSSHASGNEATQPARSAVLAVPVADANRLLLGAQQGKLFLALRNPADTGQPDLALFPQARGVIDPLRGLDAEQQLALQRPENHAFAGIDGDALAGRGNTPARSNPETPARAPAARRSAPRASGIEIIRGDSSAPRGSL; via the coding sequence ATGCTCAAGTTGACCCGCATCGCTGCCGTCGCCCTGATCGGGCTGGCCGTGCTGCTGGCCGTGATCGCCCTGATGATAGGGCGCAAACCGGCCGCGCCAGCGACGGCCGCCCCCGTCGCCCACAGCGAAGCCCAGGCGATCACCGTGGTCGAGGCTGTCGCCCGCCTGCCTGCGGGTGAACCGATCACCGCCAACGGCTTGCGCCTGGCGCAGCGGACCACGCCAGTGGCAGGTGCCGCCACCAGCATCTCCGCCGTGGTCGGCAAGGTCCCGGTGCAGGACATTGCCGAAGGCACCGCCATCAGCAGCAGCGCGCTGGCCCAAGGCTTCTCGCTGCAGCTGCGTGCGGGTGAGCGCGCCCTGGCCGTGCCGGTGGACGAACTGGTCGGCGCCGGAAACCGCATCCTGCCGGGTGATTTCGTGGATGTCTTCCTCAACCTGCGCAATGCCCAGCCCAACGCCAGCGGTCCGGCAGAGGCGGCGCAGACCCGACTGCTGCTGTCACGGCTGCGCGTGCTCAGCTACGGCCAACAGGACATCGCGCCGGTCACCGGCGATGCCATCGCCGGCAACGAAGGCGATACCCGCAACGACCCCCGCGCCGCCGACATCACCGGCAATGGCAGCAGCCATGCCTCGGGCAACGAGGCCACCCAGCCGGCACGCAGCGCGGTGCTGGCAGTGCCGGTGGCCGATGCCAACCGGCTGCTGCTGGGTGCGCAGCAGGGAAAGCTGTTCCTGGCCCTGCGCAACCCGGCTGACACGGGGCAACCCGACCTTGCACTGTTTCCACAGGCGCGTGGGGTGATCGATCCCCTGCGTGGCCTAGACGCCGAACAGCAGCTCGCGCTGCAGCGGCCGGAGAACCATGCCTTCGCCGGCATCGATGGCGATGCTCTGGCCGGCCGCGGCAACACGCCGGCCCGCAGCAACCCGGAGACTCCGGCGCGTGCGCCGGCGGCTCGACGCAGCGCACCGCGTGCGTCGGGCATCGAGATCATCCGTGGCGACAGCTCCGCCCCTCGTGGTTCCCTTTGA
- a CDS encoding Flp family type IVb pilin, with the protein MNASIRKFLKEEDGVTALEYGLLAAVIAGILIAVGNKEIKGFFETLFKNLSDLATKASGSAPATGG; encoded by the coding sequence ATGAACGCATCCATCCGCAAGTTCCTGAAGGAAGAAGATGGTGTCACCGCACTCGAGTACGGGCTGCTGGCCGCCGTCATCGCCGGCATCCTCATCGCGGTTGGCAACAAGGAGATCAAGGGGTTCTTCGAAACGCTGTTCAAGAATCTCTCCGACCTTGCCACCAAGGCCTCCGGGTCCGCGCCGGCAACCGGCGGCTGA
- a CDS encoding fimbrial protein, giving the protein MPYATAQPLHPQGPPMNLVLYGMDRELLPRLAAKLPPTTILHWQDSSMPTSAQDLQRGPQSLVLLDFRPEHAAASGLLAQQLQQTQPDLPLVAVGATSVGQVEGVVIALRAGLRDVLDLDSDNIGIEAALRRALSPRPAATAQHAHKARLIVLLGVRAGVGTSTLAAHLSVLAQQTRTLAQGEALQQDGLLMELAQPSGDLALYLNLDSRFHYEDALRNASRIDATLARTAMARHDTGLVLLDRASGSDAVPPSDPGALLQRLRSVFASVLCDAGGCPLRQLPPLLLDQADEIWLVTDPSIATLVSLDQALKHLAGQREREKRLQLVINRHDDSSGMSPEQIARRFEVPLLATLPERPRVRLAASQGHLLLQDAPRDPYLRALAPLVSRLDPAAVPVQAHGLRERLSLALGGSQWKTR; this is encoded by the coding sequence ATGCCCTACGCCACCGCCCAGCCGCTGCATCCGCAAGGACCGCCGATGAATCTGGTCCTGTACGGAATGGATCGAGAACTGCTGCCCCGGTTGGCGGCGAAACTGCCGCCGACCACCATCCTGCACTGGCAGGACAGCAGCATGCCGACCTCCGCACAGGATCTGCAGCGCGGCCCACAGAGCCTGGTGCTGCTCGACTTCCGTCCGGAACACGCGGCAGCCTCCGGCCTGCTGGCGCAGCAGCTGCAGCAGACCCAGCCGGACCTGCCCCTGGTCGCGGTCGGCGCCACCAGCGTCGGCCAGGTCGAGGGCGTGGTGATCGCCCTGCGCGCCGGCCTGCGCGATGTGCTGGATCTGGACAGCGACAACATCGGTATCGAAGCGGCGCTGCGACGGGCCCTGTCGCCGCGTCCCGCCGCCACCGCGCAGCATGCGCACAAGGCGCGCCTGATCGTCCTGCTCGGCGTGCGTGCCGGGGTCGGCACCAGCACCCTTGCCGCGCATCTTTCGGTACTGGCCCAGCAGACCCGCACGCTGGCCCAGGGCGAGGCTCTGCAGCAGGACGGCCTGTTGATGGAACTGGCGCAGCCGTCCGGCGACCTGGCGCTGTACCTCAACCTGGACAGCCGCTTCCACTACGAAGATGCCCTGCGCAACGCCAGCCGCATCGACGCCACCCTTGCCCGCACCGCGATGGCCCGCCATGACACCGGCCTGGTGCTGCTCGACCGCGCCAGCGGCAGTGATGCTGTGCCGCCCTCGGACCCGGGTGCACTGCTGCAGCGCCTGCGCAGCGTGTTCGCCAGCGTGCTGTGCGATGCCGGTGGCTGCCCGCTGCGGCAGTTGCCGCCCCTGCTGCTGGACCAGGCCGACGAGATCTGGCTGGTCACGGACCCCTCGATCGCCACGCTGGTATCGCTCGACCAGGCCTTGAAGCACCTGGCCGGCCAGCGTGAACGCGAGAAGCGCCTGCAGCTGGTGATCAACCGCCACGACGACAGCAGCGGCATGAGCCCCGAACAGATCGCACGCCGATTCGAAGTGCCACTGCTGGCCACGCTGCCCGAACGCCCGCGCGTACGCCTGGCCGCCAGCCAGGGACATCTGCTGCTGCAGGACGCACCGCGCGACCCCTACCTGCGTGCCCTCGCCCCGCTCGTGTCGCGCCTGGATCCGGCTGCCGTCCCGGTCCAGGCCCATGGCCTGCGGGAAAGACTCTCCCTTGCCCTGGGTGGATCGCAATGGAAGACAAGGTAA
- a CDS encoding prepilin peptidase, which translates to MTVLGLLAIGLCLRIAISDLYARRVPNTWLLSAAVIAIALIIAGQFSAPRQPWRAHAAGAALGLVALLPFYAIRWMGAGDVKFFAVLGLLLGWKALLPIWVVASLAAGLHAALIIAGRRLGVMLPGGLQMQVNRASSLWQSHPALRDMQAARQGRRGIPYAAYLAIAGIGWVLASVYGGMA; encoded by the coding sequence ATGACTGTGCTGGGACTATTGGCCATCGGCCTGTGCCTGCGGATCGCCATCAGCGATCTGTATGCCCGCCGGGTGCCCAATACCTGGCTGTTGTCTGCGGCCGTGATTGCCATCGCATTGATCATCGCGGGGCAGTTCAGCGCGCCGCGCCAGCCGTGGCGTGCCCACGCAGCCGGCGCGGCGCTCGGGCTGGTGGCGCTGCTGCCGTTCTACGCCATCCGCTGGATGGGCGCCGGCGACGTCAAGTTCTTCGCGGTGCTGGGCCTGCTGCTGGGCTGGAAGGCGCTGCTGCCGATCTGGGTAGTGGCCAGCCTGGCGGCGGGACTGCACGCAGCGCTGATCATTGCTGGCCGCCGCTTGGGCGTGATGCTGCCCGGTGGCCTTCAGATGCAGGTCAACCGCGCCAGCAGCCTGTGGCAATCGCACCCGGCCCTGCGTGACATGCAGGCGGCCCGCCAAGGCCGGCGCGGCATCCCCTATGCCGCTTACCTGGCCATCGCCGGCATCGGCTGGGTCCTGGCAAGCGTCTATGGAGGCATGGCATGA
- a CDS encoding type II and III secretion system protein family protein yields the protein MTERRRRPRPSPRQRWLALLLVLLAPATGVAADDLVLQAREQRPWTLPADLERVAIADPGVADIVMLRGQRQALLVGKAPGTTTLLLWHRKQPEPQRMQVRVQSAVQGAADASANGLVFTQQDNQGLLQGSTDSMLSHMQEQKTAAMALGKDGLLADASTVSSGGVVQVEVKVVEFNKTALKQIGISFQNRNGNFAYGFARPGGQLPGNTGILPGMQEGNSGNEAESPISSAFRLVFGSTKGLWNADVDLLQSNGMARVLAEPTLVALSGQSASFLAGGELPILEPQGLGTTTITYKPFGIGLTVTPTVLAPNRIALKVAPEASDLDYSNAIALNGVQIPSITTRRADTTVELGDGESFVIGGLVSSNVVSNVGKIPLLGDLPIIGSFFRNFDYKRQDKELVIIVTPRLVQPLARNTELPLPGEREARPNLPEWGSWLLGPISQDPVPGFSR from the coding sequence ATGACCGAACGCCGCCGCCGTCCACGCCCCTCCCCCCGCCAGCGCTGGCTGGCCCTGCTGCTGGTGCTGCTGGCTCCGGCGACAGGCGTGGCCGCCGACGATCTGGTGCTGCAGGCGCGTGAGCAGCGCCCATGGACCCTCCCGGCCGACCTGGAACGGGTGGCCATCGCCGATCCGGGCGTCGCCGACATCGTGATGCTGCGTGGGCAGCGCCAGGCGCTGCTGGTCGGAAAGGCACCGGGTACGACCACCCTCCTGCTCTGGCACCGCAAGCAGCCCGAGCCGCAACGCATGCAGGTGCGCGTACAGAGTGCCGTGCAGGGCGCAGCAGACGCGAGCGCGAATGGGCTGGTGTTCACCCAGCAGGACAACCAGGGCCTGTTGCAGGGAAGCACCGACAGCATGCTCTCGCACATGCAGGAACAGAAGACCGCCGCCATGGCGCTGGGCAAGGACGGGCTGCTGGCCGATGCGTCGACGGTCAGCAGCGGCGGCGTGGTCCAGGTCGAGGTCAAGGTGGTCGAGTTCAACAAGACGGCGCTGAAGCAGATCGGCATCAGCTTCCAGAACCGCAACGGCAACTTCGCCTATGGCTTCGCCCGCCCGGGTGGCCAGCTGCCGGGCAATACCGGCATCCTGCCCGGCATGCAGGAAGGCAACTCCGGCAATGAGGCCGAATCGCCCATTTCTTCAGCGTTCCGGCTGGTGTTCGGCTCGACCAAGGGCCTGTGGAACGCCGATGTCGACCTGCTGCAGAGCAACGGCATGGCGCGCGTGCTGGCCGAACCCACCCTCGTCGCATTGTCCGGCCAGAGCGCCAGCTTCCTGGCCGGCGGCGAACTGCCGATCCTCGAGCCGCAGGGACTGGGCACCACCACCATCACCTACAAGCCGTTCGGCATCGGCCTGACGGTGACCCCGACGGTGCTGGCCCCCAACCGCATCGCGCTGAAGGTTGCACCGGAAGCCAGTGATCTGGACTACAGCAACGCCATTGCCCTCAATGGCGTGCAGATCCCATCGATCACCACGCGCCGTGCCGATACCACGGTCGAACTGGGCGACGGCGAGAGCTTCGTGATCGGTGGCCTGGTCAGCTCCAATGTCGTCTCCAACGTCGGCAAGATCCCCCTGCTTGGCGACCTGCCGATCATCGGTTCATTCTTCCGCAACTTCGACTACAAGCGACAGGACAAGGAGCTGGTGATCATCGTCACGCCGCGGCTGGTGCAGCCGCTGGCACGCAACACCGAGCTGCCGTTGCCCGGCGAACGCGAGGCCAGGCCGAACCTTCCCGAGTGGGGGTCCTGGCTGCTTGGCCCGATCAGCCAGGACCCGGTACCTGGCTTCTCACGCTGA
- a CDS encoding type II secretion system F family protein: MSASTWFALSLLVLAAGVALLGIAGWVRSHREQRTSATLKTALQPRDEMRDTEAARRDSLGWLERFGRALSGGRLESALLANEDRLLLDLAGWNTRRGTAIYLGLRLLLGVLVLALALAFSSAQGLAKMMVVIGALAAGLLLPKFILSSWVKRRRRAVDNELPLFIDLLRLLQGVGFSMDQSLQTLGDKLRDALPVLGGELQEANVAYTHGRTRAQSLRRLSEVYADDDLTSLMQLILQVHAHGGAVQEPLRQFSIRLREQRRNTLKEKVGKLSVKMTVVMMLTLLPALMLVLAGPALVALATTMSKMGSP; this comes from the coding sequence ATGAGTGCCAGCACCTGGTTTGCGCTGTCCCTGCTGGTGCTGGCCGCCGGTGTTGCCCTGCTGGGCATCGCCGGATGGGTCCGCAGCCACCGCGAACAGCGCACCTCGGCCACCTTGAAGACCGCACTGCAACCCCGGGATGAGATGCGCGACACGGAGGCCGCGCGCCGTGATTCGCTGGGTTGGCTGGAACGCTTCGGGCGCGCGCTCAGTGGCGGCCGCCTGGAATCCGCGCTGCTGGCCAATGAAGACCGGCTGCTGTTGGACCTGGCGGGTTGGAACACACGGCGTGGCACCGCCATCTATCTTGGCCTGCGCCTGCTGCTGGGCGTGCTGGTGCTGGCGCTGGCCCTGGCATTCAGCAGCGCCCAGGGGCTGGCCAAGATGATGGTCGTGATCGGTGCGCTCGCAGCAGGCCTGCTGCTGCCGAAGTTCATCCTCTCTTCGTGGGTGAAGCGGCGGCGACGCGCGGTCGACAACGAGCTGCCCCTTTTTATCGACCTGCTGCGCCTGCTGCAGGGCGTGGGGTTCAGCATGGACCAGAGCCTGCAGACGCTGGGCGACAAGCTGCGCGATGCGTTGCCGGTGCTCGGCGGCGAGCTGCAGGAAGCCAACGTCGCCTACACCCATGGCCGTACCCGCGCGCAGTCCCTGCGTCGCCTGAGTGAGGTCTATGCGGATGACGACCTGACCAGCCTGATGCAGTTGATCCTGCAGGTCCACGCGCATGGCGGCGCGGTGCAGGAACCGCTGCGGCAGTTCAGCATCCGGTTGCGCGAACAGCGCCGCAACACCCTGAAGGAAAAGGTCGGCAAGCTCTCGGTGAAGATGACCGTGGTGATGATGCTGACCCTGCTGCCAGCGCTGATGCTGGTTCTTGCCGGCCCGGCGCTGGTCGCGCTGGCCACCACCATGTCCAAGATGGGATCGCCCTGA
- a CDS encoding DUF3613 domain-containing protein gives MSAMPLTRPLLPALACLLMTGVAQAQQQPLTGQMLGGNAPVAAAPQPLQSEALATVDLAAPAPSASPIAAPAIAATDHVAPVARPVRTQIGDTARDLFRLQASGQQAGQRLPILGDQATLSYARYLKSFEHEIPDFFETDVAKSKGTSSSER, from the coding sequence ATGAGCGCGATGCCCCTGACTCGACCTCTGTTGCCTGCACTGGCCTGCCTGCTGATGACCGGTGTCGCGCAGGCGCAGCAGCAACCCTTGACCGGGCAGATGCTCGGCGGCAATGCGCCGGTCGCAGCGGCCCCGCAACCACTGCAGTCCGAGGCATTGGCCACGGTGGACCTTGCCGCCCCTGCTCCATCGGCATCACCGATCGCTGCCCCGGCGATCGCTGCCACCGATCACGTCGCACCCGTGGCCCGCCCTGTTCGCACACAGATCGGCGATACCGCGCGCGACCTGTTCCGCCTGCAGGCATCGGGGCAGCAGGCCGGGCAGCGCCTGCCGATCCTCGGCGACCAGGCCACGCTGAGCTATGCCCGCTATTTGAAGAGCTTCGAACACGAGATCCCGGACTTCTTCGAAACCGATGTCGCCAAGTCCAAGGGAACATCCTCATCCGAACGCTGA
- a CDS encoding Flp pilus assembly protein TadD, producing MPALRTSCLLLALAAVASGCASTTPKYLRAPSLAAPEPAPQDSRNAYLELIGRMQQQGAWYASLAHVDAFRQRYGDPPALRLLQADALRETGQADAAIALYRELSSSPQAAAAAHGLGLIAARRDDDRGSEEALARATQLQPLNTDYLGDLGYARLRAGRFEQAREPLAKALELSPGNAKATANLALWAVLRGDVATAERLVQQANLNEDTQHSIQQQAAQIRTRLQQRQAAAAQVAPASPYARANAGATSRVQQSTTRLAAEPRRDARDARDPQRLPPSMLERFSTSDQPNGNTP from the coding sequence ATGCCTGCCCTGCGTACCTCCTGCCTGTTGCTTGCCCTCGCCGCCGTCGCAAGTGGTTGCGCATCGACCACGCCGAAGTACCTGCGCGCGCCCAGCCTGGCCGCGCCCGAACCGGCACCGCAGGACAGCCGCAATGCCTACCTGGAACTGATCGGGCGCATGCAGCAGCAGGGTGCGTGGTATGCCTCGCTGGCCCACGTCGACGCCTTCCGCCAGCGCTACGGCGATCCGCCGGCGCTGCGCCTGCTGCAGGCCGACGCCCTGCGCGAGACCGGCCAGGCCGACGCGGCCATCGCCCTGTACCGGGAACTTTCCAGCAGCCCGCAGGCCGCTGCAGCCGCGCACGGCCTGGGCCTGATCGCTGCGCGACGTGATGACGACCGCGGCAGTGAGGAGGCACTGGCGCGGGCGACGCAGCTGCAGCCCTTGAACACCGATTACCTGGGTGATCTTGGCTACGCACGCCTGCGCGCCGGCCGCTTCGAGCAGGCGCGCGAGCCACTTGCCAAGGCACTGGAACTGTCGCCGGGCAATGCCAAGGCCACCGCGAACCTTGCCTTGTGGGCGGTACTGCGCGGGGATGTCGCCACCGCCGAGCGCCTGGTCCAGCAGGCCAACCTCAACGAGGACACCCAGCACAGCATCCAGCAACAGGCCGCGCAGATCCGCACGCGCCTGCAGCAGCGCCAGGCCGCCGCGGCGCAGGTTGCTCCTGCGTCCCCGTATGCCCGCGCCAACGCCGGTGCCACCAGCCGCGTGCAGCAAAGCACCACGCGCCTCGCCGCCGAACCACGTCGCGACGCCCGCGATGCGCGCGACCCGCAACGTCTGCCGCCCTCGATGCTGGAACGTTTCAGCACCTCCGATCAGCCGAACGGGAATACTCCATGA